The proteins below come from a single Falco rusticolus isolate bFalRus1 chromosome 8, bFalRus1.pri, whole genome shotgun sequence genomic window:
- the LOC119152614 gene encoding protocadherin beta-16-like isoform X2: MELTKREEPLLRPAAALVLLLCVSGMRAETARYSAPEEAERGSFVANIAKDLGLTGEELSARQVRLVPEGEKQYLQLNQHSGDLVVRERMDREELCGQNEPCLVRFEVLLESPLQSFRAEVRLTDINDHSPVFLNKEIVLKIPESAVPEARFLLESAQDPDVGNNSLQHYSISSNEYFRIYTRRRSDGRRYAELVLDRALDREQQAEIAFTITAVDGGSPPRSGTALIRVVVLDVNDNAPVFSRSLYKVPLLENSSQDTFVVAVSARDLDSGTNGEIAYSIVQNSEENRHTFKINPESGQIRLKKSVDYEETKTYEIDVQATDGGGLSAHCKVQVQVQDVNDNAPEVIITSLTSTLSEAAPPNTVVALFNVRDRDSGDNGRVSCELPGEQPFSITLLPADAYALVTSEELDREEVAEYNVTVRARDQGSPALTTSKTLLVRLIDVNDNAPTFAQAVYTMMLSENEPAGKSLGRLTATDADAGKNARVRYALDPPPPGATSAASFVSVDAESGTVRALRPLDYEEVRAFEVTVRAADGGSPPLSAQAVLRVVVRDENDNAPVVLHPPPDSSAAAGELVPRWARADYLVAKVVAVDADAGQNAWLSYELAKATEPGLFRVGLHSGEVRTARFPLARDAARQSLVVVVKDHGRPALSATATLTVVLAESVAELLSELGSAAAAPGEPAGSLTRWLVVAVAAVSCLFLAFLLLLLALRLRRWRRSQLLAAGSGAARGVPASHFVGIDGVRAFLHSYSHEVSLTADSRKSQLRLSAGSCCDTLPARPPPDEPAPLLGDDPAAPPVSASARAWLPFLPAALEFLAAPCLPSAHAGKAAAAAGTGPRCAPASRSRGARAWLAHPALRLRWQAGALRVPGALSRGWRGEEA; this comes from the exons ATGGAGCTGACGAAGAGGGAGGAACCGCTCCTACGGCCAGCAGCGGCTCTGGTCCTGCTCCTCTGCGTGTCAGGGATGAGGGCAGAAACCGCCCGGTACTCTGCGCCCGAGGAGGCGGAGAGAGGCTCCTTTGTGGCGAATATCGCTAAGGATTTGGGACTGACCGGTGAAGAATTATCGGCTCGACAAGTTCGGCTCGTtcctgaaggagaaaagcagtatttacagCTGAACCAGCACAGCGGGGATTTGGTGGTGCGAGAGCGGATGGACCGGGAGGAGCTGTGCGGGCAGAACGAGCCCTGCCTGGTGCGTTTCgaggtgctgctggagagccCCCTGCAGTCCTTCCGAGCTGAGGTAAGACTCACAGACATCAATGATCATTCTCCTGTGTTCTTAAATAAAGAGATAGTTTTAAAGATCCCGGAAAGTGCAGTGCCAGAGGCTCGATTTTTGTTGGAAAGCGCTCAGGATCCAGATGTGGGGAACAACAGTCTGCAGCATTACAGTATCAGCTCGAACGAGTATTTCCGTATCTACACCCGGAGGCGGAGTGACGGCAGGAGGTACGCCGAGCTGGTGTTGGACCGTGCCCTGGACCgggagcagcaggctgaaaTCGCGTTCACCATCACGGCTGTAGATGGCGGGTCTCCACCGCGCTCTGGTACAGCCTTAATCCGCGTGGTAGTCCTGGATGTAAATGACAACGCCCCGGTATTTAGCCGGAGTCTGTACAAAGTCCCGCTATTAGAAAATAGCTCCCAGGATACCTTTGTGGTGGCAGTGTCCGCTAGAGATTTAGACTCAGGAACGAACGGGGAAATAGCCTATTCCATAGTgcaaaattcagaggaaaatcGCCACACgtttaaaataaatccagagTCAGGGCAGATTCGACTCAAAAAGTCGGTGGATTATGAAGAAACAAAGACCTACGAGATAGACGTCCAGGCAACAGACGGAGGGGGGCTATCTGCGCACTGCAAGGTGCAGGTGCAGGTGCAGGACGTGAACGACAACGCCCCCGAGGTGATCATCACCTCCCTCACCAGCACCCTCTCGGAAGCCGCCCCGCCGAACACCGTGGTGGCCCTCTTCAACGTGCGGGACCGGGACTCAGGGGACAACGGCAGGGTGAGCTGCGAGCTGCCGGGTGAGCAGCCTTTCAGCATCACGCTGTTGCCGGCCGATGCTTACGCGCTGGTGACGTCGGAGGAGCTGGACCGGGAGGAGGTGGCAGAGTACAACGTGACTGTGCGGGCCCGCGACCAGGGCTCCCCCGCGCTCACGACGTCCAAAACGCTGCTCGTGAGGCTCATAGACGTGAACGACAACGCGCCAACCTTCGCCCAGGCCGTTTACACTATGATGCTTAGCGAAAATGAGCCGGCGGGGAAGAGCCTGGGTCGCCTGACCGCGACGGACGCCGACGCAGGAAAAAACGCCCGCGTGAGATACGCGCTGGAcccgcccccgccgggcgcAACCTCCGCAGCATCATTCGTGTCCGTGGACGCGGAGAGCGGAACCGTGCGGGCACTGCGCCCGCTGGACTACGAGGAGGTGCGCGCCTTCGAGGTGACGGTGCGCGCAGCCGACGGCGGCTCGCCGCCGCTCAGCGCCCAGGCGGTGCTACGCGTGGTGGTGCGGGACGAGAACGACAACGCACCCGTCGTGCTGCACCCGCCCCCCGAcagcagcgcggcggcgggcgagcTGGTACCGCGCTGGGCGCGGGCGGACTACCTGGTGGCCAAGGTGGTGGCGGTGGACGCGGACGCGGGGCAGAACGCGTGGCTGTCGTACGAGCTGGCCAAGGCGACGGAGCCGGGGCTGTTCCGCGTGGGGCTGCACAGCGGCGAG GTGCGCACGGCGCGCTTCCCGCTGGCCCGCGACGCGGCGCGGCAGagcctggtggtggtggtgaaggacCACGGGCGGCCGGCGCTGTCGGCCACGGCCACGCTGACCGTGGTGCTGGCCGAGAGCGTGGCCGAGCTGCTCTCGGAGCtgggcagcgcggcggcggcgccgggcgaGCCGGCCGGCAGCCTGACGCGCTGGCTGGTGGTGGCCGTGGCGGCCGTGTCCTGCCTCTTCCTcgccttcctgctgctgctgctggcgctgcGCCTGCGGCGCTGGCGCCGCTCGCAGCTGctggcggcgggcagcggcgccgcgCGCGGCGTCCCGGCCTCGCACTTCGTGGGCATCGACGGCGTCCGCGCCTTCCTGCACTCCTACTCGCACGAGGTGTCGCTCACCGCCGACTCGCGCAAGAGCCAGCTCCGCTTGTCGGCCGGCAGCTGCTGCGACACCctcccggcccggccgccgcccgaCGAGCCCGCGCCGCTGCTCGGCGACgaccccgccgcgcccccggtGAGTGCCTCTGCCCGCGCTTGgctgcctttccttcctgccGCTCTGGAGTTTCTCGCTGCcccttgccttccctctgcGCACGCAGGCAAGGCCGCGGCAGCTGCGGGCACAGGGCCTCGGTGCGCTCCTGCCTCTCGTTCCCGCGGGGCCCGTGCCTGGCTGGCTCATCCGGCGCTCCGGCTGCggtggcaggcaggggcgcTGAGGGTCCCTGGCGCTCTCTCGCGGGGCTGGCGAGGGGAGGAGGCGTAG
- the LOC119152614 gene encoding protocadherin gamma-A10-like isoform X1, translated as MQRGERAEPDCSEERLGGSSAAAELNRRPAPECGGASRRLLPGFRMAEGEERWGRRERALLWCVLLAAWEAAWGQLRYSVPEEMPKGSFVGDVAKDLALQLPALPDRGVRIIDRGRAQYFALHGKTGHLVTAERIDREQLCRLVEKCVLRCEVIVDGEMKVYGIDVEITDINDNAPSFQDTETELRMSETTAPGSRFPLAEAHDPDAGANSLQSYELSGDEHFSLAVQAGPGGDQRPELVLAKALDREEAAFHELVLRASDGGEPARTGTARIRVAVLDANDNAPQFSQAEYTVRVPEDVPVGSVLITVTATDADEGLNGHVKYSLKKTKDLAPQVFHLDAETGSITVLRSLDFEEAESYELEVQAHDGGALFDTAKVAISVTDVNDNAPELTVSSALSAISEDAPSGTVVALLHVQDRDSGANGEVRCSIGEGLPFRLEKSFEGYYRVVTARELDREEVAEYNVTVRAADGGSPSLWSGAVLALRVLDVNDNAPVFAEARYSARLPENNAAGALVLTVRAADADWGQNARVRYRLSEGRVRGAPLSSYVSVQAETGALYALRSFDYEEVREVGLWVRAEDGGAPALSSNVSVRLVIVDENDNAPQVLYPPAAPGAGWAGVELAPRSAEPGALVAKVVAVDADAGQNAWLSYELAKATEPGLFRVGLHSGEVRTARFPLARDAARQSLVVVVKDHGRPALSATATLTVVLAESVAELLSELGSAAAAPGEPAGSLTRWLVVAVAAVSCLFLAFLLLLLALRLRRWRRSQLLAAGSGAARGVPASHFVGIDGVRAFLHSYSHEVSLTADSRKSQLRLSAGSCCDTLPARPPPDEPAPLLGDDPAAPPVSASARAWLPFLPAALEFLAAPCLPSAHAGKAAAAAGTGPRCAPASRSRGARAWLAHPALRLRWQAGALRVPGALSRGWRGEEA; from the coding sequence ATGCAGCGCGGGGAACGAGCCGAGCCGGACTGCTCGGAGGAAAGGCTCGGCGGGAGCAGCGCGGCGGCAGAGCTGAACCGCAGGCCGGCTCCGGAGTGCGGAGGGGCGAGCAGGCGGCTGCTGCCAGGATTTAGAATGGCGGAGGGGGAAGAGCGCTGGGGCCGGCGGGAGCGAGCCCTGCTCTGGTGCGTCCTGCTGGCGGCGTGGGAGGCGGCGTGGGGGCAGCTGCGCTACTCGGTGCCCGAGGAGATGCCGAAGGGCTCGTTCGTGGGCGACGTGGCCAAGGACCTGGCGCTGCAGCTGCCCGCGCTCCCCGACCGCGGCGTGCGCATCATAGACAGAGGCAGGGCGCAGTATTTCGCCCTGCACGGGAAGACGGGACACTTGGTGACGGCGGAGAGGATAGACAGAGAGCAGCTTTGCCGGCTGGTGGAGAAATGCGTGCTGCGCTGTGAGGTGATAGTGGACGGGGAAATGAAGGTTTACGGCATCGACGTGGAGATCACGGACATTAACGACAACGCGCCAAGCTTCCAAGACACAGAAACGGAGCTGAGAATGAGCGAGACGACAGCGCCGGGGTCGCGGTTTCCCCTGGCCGAGGCTCACGACCCGGACGCGGGAGCGAATTCCCTGCAGAGCTACGAGCTGAGCGGCGACGAGCACTTCTCGCTGGCCGTGCAGGCGGGCCCCGGCGGGGACCAGCGCCCCGAGCTGGTGCTGGCCAAGGCGCTGGACCGGGAGGAGGCGGCGTTCCACGAGCTGGTGCTGAGGGCGAGCGACGGCGGCGAGCCGGCACGGACGGGCACGGCGCGGATCCGCGTGGCCGTGCTGGACGCGAACGACAACGCGCCCCAGTTCAGCCAGGCCGAGTACACGGTGCGTGTGCCGGAGGACGTGCCCGTGGGCTCCGTCCTCATCACCGTCACGGCCACCGACGCCGACGAGGGGCTGAACGGGCACGTGAAATACTCATTGAAGAAAACGAAGGACCTGGCACCGCAGGTTTTTCACCTGGACGCTGAGACGGGATCGATCACGGTGCTGCGGAGCCTGGACTTCGAGGAAGCCGAGTCGTACGAACTGGAGGTGCAGGCGCATGATGGTGGGGCCCTTTTCGACACGGCCAAAGTCGCGATCAGCGTGACAGACGTAAACGACAACGCGCCCGAACTGACAGTATCGTCGGCGCTGAGCGCGATCTCCGAGGACGCGCCGTCGGGGACGGTGGTGGCCCTGCTGCACGTGCAGGACCGGGACTCGGGGGCGAACGGCGAGGTGCGGTGCAGCATCGGCGAGGGGCTGCCGTTCCGGCTGGAGAAGTCGTTTGAGGGCTACTACCGCGTGGTGACGGCGAGGGAGCTGGACCGGGAGGAGGTGGCGGAGTACAACGTGACGGTGCGGGCGGCGGACGGCGGGTCGCCGTCGCTGTGGAGCGGCGCGGTGCTGGCGCTGCGGGTGCTGGACGTGAACGACAACGCGCCGGTGTTCGCGGAGGCGCGCTACAGCGCCCGGCTGCCCGAGAACAACGCGGCGGGCGCGCTGGTGCTGACGGTGCGGGCGGCGGACGCGGACTGGGGTCAGAACGCGCGCGTGCGGTACCGGCTGTCGGAGGGGCGGGTGCGCGGCGCGCCGCTCTCGTCCTACGTGTCGGTGCAGGCGGAGACGGGCGCGCTGTACGCGCTGCGCTCCTTCGACTACGAGGAGGTGCGCGaggtggggctgtgggtgcGGGCGGAGGACGGCGGCGCGCCGGCGCTGAGCAGCAACGTGTCGGTGCGGCTCGTGATCGTGGACGAGAACGACAACGCGCCGCAGGTGCTGTACCCGCCGGCGGCGCCGGGCGCGGGCTGGGCGGGCGTGGAGCTGGCGCCGCGCTCGGCGGAGCCCGGGGCGCTGGTGGCCAAGGTGGTGGCGGTGGACGCGGACGCGGGGCAGAACGCGTGGCTGTCGTACGAGCTGGCCAAGGCGACGGAGCCGGGGCTGTTCCGCGTGGGGCTGCACAGCGGCGAGGTGCGCACGGCGCGCTTCCCGCTGGCCCGCGACGCGGCGCGGCAGagcctggtggtggtggtgaaggacCACGGGCGGCCGGCGCTGTCGGCCACGGCCACGCTGACCGTGGTGCTGGCCGAGAGCGTGGCCGAGCTGCTCTCGGAGCtgggcagcgcggcggcggcgccgggcgaGCCGGCCGGCAGCCTGACGCGCTGGCTGGTGGTGGCCGTGGCGGCCGTGTCCTGCCTCTTCCTcgccttcctgctgctgctgctggcgctgcGCCTGCGGCGCTGGCGCCGCTCGCAGCTGctggcggcgggcagcggcgccgcgCGCGGCGTCCCGGCCTCGCACTTCGTGGGCATCGACGGCGTCCGCGCCTTCCTGCACTCCTACTCGCACGAGGTGTCGCTCACCGCCGACTCGCGCAAGAGCCAGCTCCGCTTGTCGGCCGGCAGCTGCTGCGACACCctcccggcccggccgccgcccgaCGAGCCCGCGCCGCTGCTCGGCGACgaccccgccgcgcccccggtGAGTGCCTCTGCCCGCGCTTGgctgcctttccttcctgccGCTCTGGAGTTTCTCGCTGCcccttgccttccctctgcGCACGCAGGCAAGGCCGCGGCAGCTGCGGGCACAGGGCCTCGGTGCGCTCCTGCCTCTCGTTCCCGCGGGGCCCGTGCCTGGCTGGCTCATCCGGCGCTCCGGCTGCggtggcaggcaggggcgcTGAGGGTCCCTGGCGCTCTCTCGCGGGGCTGGCGAGGGGAGGAGGCGTAG
- the LOC119152616 gene encoding LOW QUALITY PROTEIN: protocadherin beta-4-like (The sequence of the model RefSeq protein was modified relative to this genomic sequence to represent the inferred CDS: deleted 2 bases in 1 codon), with the protein MAIARQVLCLSAFLSLPHARCEPIRYSVAEERESGSVVANVAEDAGLAPAQLVARRARLASEDGRQRFRLDRGTGRLVVAERLDREELCGQSATCTLPFELLLANPLQFLRVEVTLEDVNDHAPVFPEESLTFKILETSDPGSRFPLEGARDLDVGSNSVQAYSVTPENKYFSVSFGSRSEGNKYVELVLEKPLDREEQAEVHFSVIAVDGGSPPRSGTTQIHVVVLDVNDNAPVFTQERYVVKVLENAPEGSVVLSVVATDRDVGVNGAISYKFSQTVGQRDSAFAIDLTSGEIKLTKPLDFEVAKNHELSVRATDGGGLSAICKVLVEVLDVNDNAPELVVSSFSSPLPENALPGTVVALFTVRDRDAGANGKISCALEDQLSFSLRPAYKNYYELVTVSTLDREEMARYILTVIAADAGSPPLTTTQTFTVDISDVNDNAPVFNQTSYTMYVHENNVPTVLVGAVSAADADVGPNAKVTYFLAPHHSAEQPPCSCISMNSENGHVFVLRPLDYEQVRQIEVLVSASDAGSPRLSSNVTVRLVVVDENDNAPLVLYPSQDSSPPSNELVPVSAEVGYLITKVVAVDADSGQNSWLSYHLLRATDPGLFVVGAQSGEVRLRRLVTERDAMKQKLVVLVRDNGQPALSATAALSALLLSDFSDVGLPHSSQATEDEDGSLTTYLIISLVFISLLFLVSTAAFITHKVCKRKELKDGHVLYGTGNLQSDLADAATAGTLPHAYCYEISLTTGSGNSEFKFLKPILPSLPLQHCPGRGHP; encoded by the exons ATGGCGATCGCCAGGCAAGTGCTTtgtctctctgctttcctctctctgccGCACGCGCGCTGCGAGCCCATCCGCTACTCCGTAGCCGAGGAGCGGGAGAGCGGCTCCGTGGTCGCCAACGTGGCGGAGGACGCGGGGCTGGCCCCGGCGCAGCTGGTGGCTCGCCGCGCCCGCCTGGCCTCGGAGGACGGCCGGCAGCGCTTTCGCCTAGACCGCGGCACCGGCCGCCTCGTGGTGGCCGAGAGACTGGACCGGGAGGAGCTGTGCGGGCAGTCCGCTACCTGCACGCTGCCCTTCGAGCTCCTGCTGGCAAACCCCCTGCAGTTCCTCCGGGTCGAGGTGACCCTGGAGGACGTCAACGACCACGCGCCCGTTTTCCCGGAGGAATCGCTCACTTTTAAGATCCTGGAAACGAGTGACCCGGGCTCGCGATTCCCACTGGAGGGGGCTCGGGACCTGGATGTGGGCAGTAACAGCGTCCAGGCTTACAGCGTCACCCCCGAGAACAAGTACTTCAGTGTCTCCTTTGGGAGCCGGAGTGAGGGCAACAAATACGTGGAACTGGTCTTGGAAAAGCCGCTAGAcagagaggagcaggcagaggtgcATTTCAGTGTCATTGCTGTGGACGGAGGCTCTCCGCCCAGGAGTGGGACCACCCAAATCCACGTTGTCGTTCTAGATGTAAACGACAACGCTCCTGTCTTCACACAGGAGAGGTACGTTGTGAAGGTTTTGGAAAATGCGCCGGAGGGCTCTGTGGTTCTCAGTGTGGTGGCAACTGATCGGGATGTGGGAGTTAATGGGGCCATCTCCTATAAGTTCAGCCAAACAGTGGGCCAGCGTGACTCAGCATTTGCAATTGACCTGACGAGCGGAGAAATCAAACTCACAAAGCCTCTGGACTTTGAGGTGGCAAAGAACCATGAGCTCAGTGTGCGGGCCACAGATGGCGGGGGCCTCTCAGCAATCTGCAAGGTGTTGGTGGAGGTGCTGGATGTGAATGACAACGCACCGGAGCTGGTGGtcagctccttcagcagcccCCTCCCGGAGAATGCATTACCTGGGACAGTGGTCGCCCTCTTCACTGTCAGGGACCGGGATGCTGGTGCCAATGGCAAGATCTCCTGTGCCCTTGAGGACCAGCTATCATTCTCCCTGCGGCCAGCCTATAAGAACTACTATGAGTTGGTAACTGTGAGCACATTGGATCGGGAGGAGATGGCTCGATACATCCTCACTGTCATAGCAGCAGACGCAGGGTCACCTCCTCTGACAACCACCCAGACCTTCACGGTGGACATCTCTGATGTCAACGACAACGCACCTGTCTTTAACCAGACATCGTATACCATGTATGTGCATGAGAACAATGTCCCCACAGTGCTCGTTGGagctgtcagtgctgctgaTGCCGATGTGGGGCCCAATGCCAAGGTGACCTATTTCCTGGCACCGCACcactctgcagagcagcctccctgctcctgcatctCTATGAACTCCGAGAACGGGCATGTATTTGTGCTGCGGCCTCTGGATTATGAGCAGGTGAGGCAGATCGAGGTGTTGGTGAGCGCCTCCGATGCAGGCTCTCCTCGCCTCAGTTCCAATGTCACTGTCCGCCTTGTAGTGGTGGATGAAAATGACAATGCACCGCTGGTGCTGTACCCCTCGCAGGACAGCAGCCCTCCATCTAATGAGCTGGTGCCCGTTTCGGCTGAGGTGGGGTACCTCATCACCAAAGTGGTGGCTGTCGATGCAGACTCGGGGCAGAACTCATGGCTCTCGTACCACCTGCTGAGGGCCACCGACCCCGGGCTGTTTGTGGTGGGTGCCCAAAGCGGGGAGGTGCGACTGAGGAGGCTGGTGACAGAGCGAGACGCCATGAAGCAGAAGCTCGTTGTCCTGGTGCGAGACAATGGGCAGCCAGCACTGTCAGCCACAGCGGCACTGAGCGCGCTCCTGCTCAGTGACTTCTCAGATGTGGGCCTACCACACAGCAGCCAGGCCACGGAGGATGAGGATGGCTCCCTGACAACATACTTAATCATTTCCTTGGTCTTCATCTCACTCCTCTTCCTTGTGTCCACAGCAGCCTTCATCACTCATAAGGTGTGCAAGAGAAAGGAGCTGAAGGATGGGCATGTGCTTTACGGCACTGGCAACTTGCAGAGTGACCTGGCTGATGCGGCCACTGCGGGGACCCTGCCCCATGCCTATTGCTATGAGATCAGCCTCACAACGGGCTCGGGCAACAGTGAGTTCAAATTCCTGAAGCCCatcctccccagcctgcctctgcagcac tGCCCTGGGAGGGGGCACCCATGA